In Thermosynechococcus sichuanensis E542, a single genomic region encodes these proteins:
- a CDS encoding RibD family protein, translated as MASSLDGCLARADALGQRIASAYDFQHLEQQVAQVDAVLFGATTLRLGGTAMRLQSPHLIAEREHQGRSPQPLQIVCSASGELDPNLPFFRQPIHRALLTTAKGASRWQGSTAFDHCWCAGVEEIDWPQGFTHIQGAGVQTLAVLGGGQLFASLLQMAAIDELWLTLCPLLLGSAAPHLYPNGVEFSGTLTLLNVLPVGNEVYLHYRLSYP; from the coding sequence TTGGCCAGTAGTTTAGATGGCTGCCTTGCCCGTGCCGATGCTTTAGGTCAGCGCATTGCTTCGGCCTATGATTTTCAGCACCTTGAACAGCAGGTGGCGCAGGTGGATGCAGTACTCTTTGGGGCAACCACACTCCGTTTAGGGGGAACCGCGATGCGCCTGCAGTCTCCCCATCTGATTGCTGAGCGCGAACACCAAGGGCGATCGCCCCAACCCTTGCAAATTGTCTGCTCTGCCAGTGGTGAATTAGATCCCAATCTCCCTTTCTTTCGCCAGCCGATTCACCGTGCCCTACTGACCACCGCGAAAGGTGCCAGCCGTTGGCAAGGATCCACTGCCTTTGATCACTGTTGGTGTGCTGGGGTGGAAGAGATTGATTGGCCGCAGGGGTTTACGCACATTCAAGGAGCGGGTGTGCAAACCTTGGCCGTGTTGGGAGGAGGACAGCTTTTCGCTTCCCTGTTGCAGATGGCTGCCATTGACGAATTGTGGTTGACCCTCTGCCCGCTCCTCCTAGGGTCGGCAGCCCCTCATCTCTATCCCAATGGAGTCGAATTTTCAGGAACCTTGACGCTCCTGAATGTCTTGCCGGTGGGCAATGAGGTTTATCTCCACTATCGTCTTAGTTACCCTTGA
- a CDS encoding anthranilate synthase component II, giving the protein MIIVIDNYDSFTYNLVQYLGELAQEFPIAAHLRVFRNDKISLDEIAALAPAGVVISPGPGRPADAGISEALIRTYAGTLPILGVCLGHQAIGEVFGGTVTLAPTLMHGKTSEIYHRGVGVFQNLPQPFTATRYHSLVIDRNSCPDVLEITAWTEDGLIMGVRHRQYPTLEGVQFHPESILTTCGKDLLRNFLRGLSSPSL; this is encoded by the coding sequence TTGATTATCGTTATTGATAACTACGACAGCTTCACGTACAACCTTGTCCAATACTTAGGGGAGTTAGCGCAGGAGTTCCCAATTGCTGCGCATCTGCGGGTCTTTCGCAACGACAAGATCAGCCTCGATGAGATCGCTGCCCTTGCCCCGGCGGGTGTCGTCATTTCCCCTGGCCCGGGTCGCCCTGCGGACGCTGGAATTTCCGAAGCCCTGATCCGTACCTATGCTGGCACATTACCCATCTTGGGGGTTTGCTTGGGGCATCAAGCCATTGGTGAAGTTTTTGGCGGCACGGTGACGTTGGCACCAACCCTCATGCATGGCAAAACCTCAGAAATTTACCACAGGGGTGTGGGGGTGTTCCAAAATTTGCCCCAACCCTTTACCGCAACCCGCTACCACAGCCTTGTGATTGATCGTAACAGTTGCCCCGATGTATTGGAAATTACGGCTTGGACAGAGGATGGCCTGATTATGGGGGTGCGCCACCGCCAATACCCGACGCTGGAAGGGGTGCAATTCCATCCGGAGAGTATTCTTACCACCTGCGGCAAAGACCTGCTACGGAACTTTTTGCGAGGGCTATCCAGTCCATCGTTGTGA
- a CDS encoding pyridoxal-phosphate-dependent aminotransferase family protein produces the protein MQDKSMLMIPGPTPVPESVLLSLSKHPIGHRSGDFSEIMAAVTAGLKWLHQTTNDVLILAASGTGAMEAGIINFLSAGDRVLVGCNGKFGDRWGEVCDAYGLKTERITAPWGQPLNPDDFKAALEADTAKTIKAVIITHSETSTGVINDLEAINRHVKAHGQALIIVDAVTSLGAVSVPIDEWGLDVVGSGSQKGYMIPPGLAFVSVSPKAWEAYKTATLPKFYLDLGKYRKDAAKNTTPFTPPVNLFFALKTALEMMQAEGLENIFARHQRLMQATRAAMKALNLPLYAPDHCASPAITAVAPQGVEAEKIRSLMKKRFDIALAGGQDHLKGQIFRVGHLGFVSDRDILAAISALEAVLGELGYSNFSPGAGVATASRVLTTT, from the coding sequence ATGCAAGATAAATCGATGTTAATGATTCCGGGTCCTACGCCGGTGCCGGAGTCAGTTCTTCTGTCCCTTAGTAAACATCCCATCGGCCATCGCAGCGGTGACTTTAGCGAGATCATGGCGGCGGTGACAGCGGGGTTGAAATGGCTGCATCAGACGACGAATGATGTACTCATTTTGGCTGCCAGTGGCACAGGGGCAATGGAGGCCGGGATCATTAACTTTCTCAGTGCCGGCGATCGTGTCCTTGTCGGCTGTAACGGTAAGTTTGGCGATCGCTGGGGGGAAGTCTGTGATGCCTATGGCCTCAAAACCGAGCGTATTACCGCCCCTTGGGGACAGCCCCTCAATCCCGATGACTTCAAAGCAGCCCTAGAGGCGGACACCGCTAAAACAATTAAGGCGGTGATCATTACCCACAGTGAAACCTCAACGGGGGTGATCAACGACTTAGAGGCAATCAACCGTCACGTCAAAGCCCACGGGCAAGCCCTCATTATCGTGGATGCCGTCACCAGTTTAGGTGCGGTGAGTGTGCCCATTGATGAGTGGGGCTTAGATGTGGTTGGTTCGGGTTCCCAAAAGGGCTACATGATCCCACCGGGGCTAGCCTTTGTCAGTGTCAGTCCTAAGGCTTGGGAAGCCTACAAAACGGCAACGCTGCCGAAGTTCTATCTTGACCTCGGCAAATACCGCAAAGATGCCGCCAAGAATACAACCCCCTTTACTCCACCTGTGAATCTCTTCTTTGCCCTCAAAACAGCCCTAGAGATGATGCAAGCGGAGGGCTTGGAAAACATCTTTGCCCGTCACCAGCGCTTGATGCAGGCCACGCGCGCCGCCATGAAAGCTCTCAACTTGCCCCTCTATGCCCCCGATCACTGTGCCAGTCCCGCCATTACTGCTGTGGCTCCCCAAGGGGTGGAGGCTGAAAAGATTCGCAGCCTAATGAAAAAACGCTTTGACATTGCCCTAGCGGGTGGTCAAGATCACCTGAAGGGACAGATTTTCCGAGTCGGTCACTTGGGCTTTGTTAGCGATCGCGATATTTTGGCAGCCATCAGTGCCCTTGAGGCGGTGCTTGGGGAATTGGGGTACAGCAACTTTAGCCCCGGCGCTGGAGTAGCCACTGCCAGTCGTGTATTGACCACCACGTAA
- a CDS encoding branched-chain amino acid transaminase yields MSDFLPYAYLNGQFVPFAEAKISVATHALHYGTAALGGLRGLPNPANAKEILLFRLEDHCRRLSRSAHYLGYELATGEIKSKIVEWVQKNQPSVPFYIRPLVYTSGLGIAPRLHDIEKDFLIYGMPLGDYLSAAGVTCRISSWQRQCDRSFPLRGKLTTSYIVSALAKTEAVSSGFDEAILLNDQGKVCEATGMNLFLVRDGELITPSVDQDILEGITRRSVIELAQAAGVKVIERPVDRTELLIADEVFLTGTAARIVPVSRIETYTLPSDRPLTLHLQKQLQAIVEGREPQYRHWIDVVPL; encoded by the coding sequence ATGAGTGACTTTCTCCCCTACGCCTATCTCAATGGTCAGTTTGTTCCCTTTGCAGAGGCCAAAATTTCTGTGGCAACCCATGCCCTTCACTACGGCACCGCAGCCTTAGGAGGCCTGCGCGGTTTGCCCAATCCCGCCAATGCTAAGGAAATTCTCCTTTTTCGCCTTGAGGATCACTGTCGTCGCCTCAGTCGCAGTGCCCACTATCTGGGCTATGAATTAGCCACGGGCGAAATTAAGTCCAAGATTGTCGAATGGGTGCAGAAAAATCAACCCAGCGTGCCCTTTTATATCCGTCCTTTGGTCTATACCTCTGGCTTGGGGATTGCGCCACGGCTCCATGATATTGAGAAGGATTTTCTCATTTACGGCATGCCCCTTGGTGATTACCTCTCAGCCGCAGGCGTCACCTGTCGCATTAGTTCTTGGCAGCGGCAGTGCGATCGCTCATTTCCCCTGCGGGGCAAGCTGACGACCTCCTATATTGTCTCGGCACTGGCAAAAACAGAGGCCGTTTCCTCCGGCTTTGATGAAGCGATTCTCCTCAACGATCAGGGGAAAGTTTGCGAAGCCACAGGAATGAATCTCTTTTTGGTGCGGGACGGGGAACTCATTACCCCGAGCGTGGATCAGGATATTCTGGAGGGGATTACGCGCCGCAGTGTGATTGAACTGGCGCAAGCCGCCGGTGTCAAAGTGATTGAGCGCCCCGTGGATCGCACGGAACTGTTGATTGCCGATGAGGTCTTTTTAACCGGCACGGCTGCGCGAATTGTGCCCGTCAGTCGGATTGAGACCTACACGCTGCCTAGCGATCGCCCCTTAACACTGCACCTGCAAAAGCAACTCCAAGCGATTGTTGAGGGTCGCGAGCCCCAGTATCGCCACTGGATTGATGTAGTTCCCCTCTAA
- a CDS encoding type I glyceraldehyde-3-phosphate dehydrogenase, whose protein sequence is MVRVAINGFGRIGRNFMRCWLQRKANSKLEIVGINDTSDPRTNAHLLKYDSMLGIFHDAEISADDDCIYAGGHAVKCVSDRNPENLPWSAWGIDLVIEATGVFTSREGASKHLSAGAKKVLITAPGKGNIPTYVVGVNHHTYDPSEDIVSNASCTTNCLAPIVKVLHETFGIQQGMMTTTHSYTGDQRLLDASHRDLRRARAAAMNIVPTSTGAAKAVGLVIPELQGKLNGIALRVPTPNVSVVDFVAQVEKPTIAEQVNQVIKEASETTMKGIIHYSELELVSSDYRGHNASSILDASLTMVMGGNLVKVVAWYDNEWGYSQRVLDLAEHMAAHWA, encoded by the coding sequence GTGGTTAGAGTCGCTATCAATGGTTTTGGGCGCATCGGTCGGAACTTCATGCGTTGCTGGTTACAGCGGAAAGCCAATAGCAAGCTAGAGATTGTAGGCATCAACGATACCTCCGATCCCCGTACCAATGCCCATTTACTGAAGTATGACTCGATGCTGGGCATTTTCCACGATGCCGAAATCAGCGCTGATGACGACTGCATTTATGCCGGCGGCCATGCGGTTAAATGCGTGTCCGATCGCAACCCTGAAAATCTGCCTTGGAGCGCTTGGGGGATTGATCTCGTCATTGAAGCCACGGGGGTCTTTACCAGCCGCGAAGGGGCGAGCAAACACCTGAGTGCAGGGGCGAAAAAAGTTCTAATTACAGCGCCTGGCAAAGGCAATATCCCTACATACGTGGTCGGGGTGAATCACCACACCTACGATCCCAGCGAGGACATCGTCAGCAATGCCAGTTGCACCACCAACTGCTTAGCCCCCATTGTCAAAGTGCTCCATGAAACCTTTGGCATTCAGCAGGGGATGATGACGACGACCCACAGCTACACGGGGGATCAACGCTTACTCGATGCCAGTCACCGCGATCTGCGGCGGGCACGGGCAGCAGCCATGAACATTGTGCCTACCTCTACGGGGGCTGCTAAGGCGGTCGGTTTGGTCATTCCTGAGTTGCAAGGTAAACTCAATGGCATTGCCCTGCGGGTACCCACCCCCAATGTTTCTGTGGTGGACTTTGTTGCACAGGTGGAAAAACCCACCATTGCTGAGCAGGTGAACCAAGTGATCAAGGAAGCCTCTGAAACCACCATGAAGGGGATTATCCACTACAGTGAACTGGAGCTGGTGTCCTCGGACTATCGCGGTCACAACGCCTCTTCGATTTTGGATGCGTCCCTGACAATGGTGATGGGGGGCAATCTGGTGAAAGTAGTGGCTTGGTACGATAACGAGTGGGGCTATAGCCAGCGGGTTCTGGACTTGGCAGAGCACATGGCCGCTCACTGGGCTTAG
- a CDS encoding DUF1830 domain-containing protein, which produces MPQIFDPVPSDSCDRVLCCYVNATSKIQVVRITNIANWYFERVVFPGQRLVFESPRAGQLEVHSGMMASAILSDTIPCTELLVQEGGDNFFPSDPVSQQRLELLNETPAQATEKVMIP; this is translated from the coding sequence ATGCCGCAAATCTTTGATCCCGTCCCCAGCGATAGTTGCGATCGCGTCCTCTGCTGTTATGTCAACGCCACCAGCAAAATTCAGGTGGTGCGCATTACAAATATTGCCAATTGGTATTTTGAGCGGGTTGTTTTTCCGGGGCAACGATTGGTGTTTGAATCGCCACGGGCAGGGCAACTGGAAGTTCACAGCGGCATGATGGCAAGTGCCATTCTCTCCGATACGATCCCCTGTACGGAGTTACTGGTGCAGGAGGGGGGAGATAATTTTTTCCCCAGTGATCCCGTCAGCCAGCAACGGCTAGAATTGCTCAATGAGACGCCTGCACAAGCAACCGAAAAAGTCATGATCCCTTGA
- a CDS encoding MEKHLA domain-containing protein, with translation MEPWLQPPAVQQARRICASFQRWTGRSLLPAAPEDDLDLAQQLFHWPQPVLSHGCEADPILNYGNHAALTLWELPWTELVQLPSRLTAEPIAQEERARLLAEAARQGYANNYSGVRISRSGRRFRIENACIWTVLDERGTPVGQAATFDQWQFL, from the coding sequence ATGGAGCCTTGGTTGCAGCCACCAGCAGTCCAGCAGGCACGACGCATTTGCGCGAGTTTTCAGCGGTGGACGGGGCGATCGCTTCTACCTGCTGCTCCTGAGGATGACTTGGACTTAGCGCAGCAATTGTTCCACTGGCCACAACCTGTGCTTTCCCACGGCTGTGAGGCAGATCCCATCCTCAACTATGGCAACCACGCCGCCCTGACCCTGTGGGAACTCCCTTGGACAGAACTGGTGCAACTCCCCTCGCGACTGACAGCGGAACCCATTGCCCAAGAAGAACGCGCGAGACTTCTGGCTGAAGCAGCCCGCCAAGGCTACGCCAATAACTACAGTGGTGTGCGCATCTCCCGCTCTGGGCGGCGGTTTCGCATTGAAAATGCTTGCATCTGGACCGTTTTGGATGAGAGGGGTACCCCCGTCGGACAAGCAGCAACGTTTGATCAATGGCAATTCCTGTAG
- a CDS encoding DUF389 domain-containing protein: MKELLAHWLHQVQTFRYHRRTTESLNQLIQMLYAESHLNVPYVVLIVTSCAIATFGLLSNSAAVIIGAMVIAPLMLPIRGLALAALIGEFKMFWQAALALIVGTLMAIGMSWTIGVMVGLEVYGSEIMARSQPNLLDLGIAVAAGAVSAYAVAEPRVSNTLAGTAIAVALMPPVCTIGLGMAQLNARLSIGATLLYLTNLLGITLACMAVFVIVGYIPLHQGRRPLTIATVLTGLLVIPLAISFTRLIEQARLQNQVREALTRGTLTFQRLDLLGMETDWVSNPPVVRVNVRAREPVTPKQVALMEEFIQQRMQRPFRLVLQVSNVEEVTSETPLP, translated from the coding sequence ATGAAAGAACTCCTTGCCCATTGGCTGCATCAGGTTCAAACCTTCCGCTACCATCGCCGCACAACGGAAAGCCTCAATCAGTTGATTCAGATGCTCTATGCGGAATCCCATCTGAATGTTCCCTATGTGGTCTTGATTGTCACCTCCTGCGCGATCGCCACCTTTGGACTACTCTCCAACAGTGCAGCGGTGATTATTGGCGCCATGGTGATTGCGCCCCTGATGCTCCCCATACGGGGCTTGGCTCTCGCAGCTCTTATTGGCGAATTTAAGATGTTTTGGCAAGCGGCTCTTGCCCTGATTGTCGGTACCCTCATGGCCATTGGCATGTCCTGGACGATTGGCGTCATGGTGGGTCTGGAGGTCTATGGCAGTGAAATCATGGCACGCTCCCAACCCAATCTTCTGGATTTGGGGATTGCTGTAGCGGCTGGAGCGGTGAGTGCTTACGCAGTCGCAGAACCCCGTGTCTCGAATACCTTGGCGGGGACAGCGATCGCTGTTGCCTTGATGCCCCCTGTTTGTACCATTGGCTTAGGAATGGCGCAGTTGAATGCTCGGCTCAGTATTGGTGCGACCCTACTGTATTTGACAAACCTGCTCGGCATTACCTTAGCCTGTATGGCGGTTTTTGTGATCGTTGGCTATATTCCCCTACATCAAGGTCGGCGCCCGCTGACAATTGCGACTGTCCTCACGGGTCTTTTGGTGATTCCCTTAGCCATTAGTTTTACCCGCCTCATTGAACAAGCGCGACTACAAAATCAGGTCCGAGAAGCACTGACTCGGGGAACGTTGACTTTTCAACGTCTCGATTTGTTGGGAATGGAAACCGACTGGGTGAGCAATCCACCCGTGGTGCGGGTCAATGTGCGTGCCCGTGAACCTGTAACCCCCAAGCAGGTTGCCCTGATGGAGGAGTTTATCCAGCAGCGGATGCAGCGCCCCTTTCGTCTAGTGCTGCAAGTCTCGAATGTTGAAGAAGTGACCTCCGAGACGCCCTTGCCTTAG
- a CDS encoding ATP-binding protein → MTLMYVAPQWQTLAFPSTLFLQPILEILLSDLPPQYKEEVRLGLQEALVNAARHGNQLNPEKLVSVRYTFSADQCWWVITDQGEGFSPPSHVSETADELLPAADCECGRGLFLIYAIFDEVYWNAKGTELSLCKYLTSTDHNHFS, encoded by the coding sequence ATGACGTTAATGTACGTTGCGCCTCAATGGCAAACCCTAGCATTTCCCTCAACACTTTTTCTCCAACCCATCCTAGAGATTCTACTTAGTGATCTCCCCCCCCAGTACAAAGAGGAAGTGAGGCTGGGTCTTCAAGAAGCGCTCGTTAATGCGGCTCGCCACGGCAATCAACTCAATCCCGAAAAACTGGTTTCCGTTCGTTATACCTTTTCTGCTGATCAATGCTGGTGGGTGATTACGGATCAAGGAGAGGGTTTCTCACCACCCAGTCATGTATCTGAGACGGCGGATGAACTGCTACCCGCCGCCGACTGTGAATGTGGCCGGGGGCTATTTTTGATCTATGCCATCTTTGATGAGGTGTATTGGAACGCCAAGGGAACTGAATTGAGCCTCTGCAAGTACCTCACGTCAACCGATCACAACCACTTTAGTTAG
- a CDS encoding photosystem II high light acclimation radical SAM protein codes for MSPRVLYVRLPCNPIFPIGVVYLADYIHKQLPSVEQRIFDLGTVPPLDFRRALAQVIDDFQPTHLVFSWRDIQIYAPVGGRGGNPLQNAFEVYYARNPLVKLRGAIGGLRVMSAYYGELWRNLNLIRLGLHHAKRHHPEVTTIVGGGAVSVFYEQLGSQLPKGTIVSVGEGETLLHKVLTNQPIAGERCYIAGVEKPRDRLIHEWPTPIEKTACNYDYIETIWPEFEYYLQGGDFYIGVQTKRGCPHNCCYCVYTVVEGKQVRINPAEEVVAEMRQLYDRGVRNFWFTDAQFIPARKFIPDAIALLREILKAGMNDIHWAAYIRADNLTPELCDLMVQTGMNYFEIGITSGSQELVRKMRMGYNLRTVLQNCRDLKAAGFNALVSVNYSFNVIDERPDTIAQTIAYHRELERIFGADKVEPAIFFIGLQPHTHLEEYALERGILRPGYNPMSLMPWTAKKLLWNPEPMGSVFGEVCLAAWRLNPNDFGRTVMALLEERFGRAPLEEALSAPLEERPLVHP; via the coding sequence ATGTCCCCGCGTGTCCTCTACGTCCGTCTCCCCTGCAACCCGATTTTTCCCATTGGTGTCGTCTATCTTGCGGACTATATCCATAAGCAATTACCCAGTGTTGAACAACGCATTTTTGATTTAGGAACGGTGCCCCCCCTTGATTTTCGCCGTGCCCTTGCCCAAGTGATTGATGACTTTCAACCCACGCATCTGGTGTTCTCTTGGCGGGATATTCAAATTTATGCCCCGGTGGGGGGACGGGGGGGCAATCCACTGCAAAATGCCTTTGAGGTCTATTACGCCCGCAATCCCTTGGTGAAGTTACGGGGGGCGATCGGGGGTCTGCGGGTGATGAGTGCCTACTATGGCGAACTGTGGCGCAACCTGAACCTGATCCGTTTGGGACTCCACCATGCCAAGCGTCACCATCCGGAAGTCACGACCATTGTCGGTGGCGGTGCGGTCAGTGTCTTTTATGAACAACTGGGTTCGCAATTGCCCAAAGGCACCATTGTTTCCGTTGGTGAAGGGGAAACGCTGCTGCACAAAGTCCTAACGAACCAGCCAATTGCCGGAGAGCGTTGTTACATTGCCGGTGTTGAAAAGCCCCGCGATCGCCTGATCCACGAATGGCCCACCCCCATTGAAAAAACTGCCTGCAACTACGACTACATCGAGACCATTTGGCCAGAATTTGAGTATTACCTTCAGGGGGGCGACTTCTACATTGGTGTGCAAACCAAGCGGGGCTGCCCCCACAACTGTTGCTACTGCGTCTATACGGTGGTTGAAGGCAAACAGGTGCGCATTAACCCGGCTGAAGAAGTCGTCGCCGAAATGCGCCAGCTCTACGATCGCGGTGTGCGCAACTTCTGGTTTACCGATGCCCAATTTATCCCTGCTCGCAAATTTATCCCCGACGCGATCGCCCTGCTGCGGGAAATCCTCAAAGCAGGCATGAATGATATTCACTGGGCGGCCTACATCCGTGCCGATAACCTCACCCCCGAACTGTGTGATCTCATGGTGCAAACGGGGATGAACTACTTTGAAATCGGCATTACCAGTGGCTCCCAAGAGCTGGTGCGGAAAATGCGCATGGGCTATAACCTGCGCACAGTACTACAAAACTGTCGTGACTTGAAAGCCGCCGGGTTCAATGCCCTCGTTTCCGTGAACTACTCCTTTAACGTCATTGATGAACGTCCTGACACCATTGCCCAGACGATTGCCTACCACCGCGAACTGGAACGCATTTTTGGTGCGGACAAGGTTGAACCAGCCATCTTCTTTATTGGCCTGCAACCCCATACCCACCTTGAGGAATACGCCCTTGAACGCGGCATTTTGCGCCCCGGCTACAACCCCATGAGCCTGATGCCTTGGACCGCCAAGAAACTGCTCTGGAACCCCGAACCTATGGGATCCGTCTTTGGGGAAGTGTGCCTTGCGGCTTGGCGCCTCAATCCCAATGACTTTGGCCGCACCGTCATGGCTCTCCTGGAAGAGCGCTTCGGCCGTGCTCCCTTGGAGGAGGCCTTATCTGCACCGCTCGAAGAGCGCCCTTTAGTGCATCCTTAA
- a CDS encoding HAD family hydrolase, whose translation MVQLWCRGRCFPSVAAVIFDKDGTLADVAHYLRGVAIARADHIAADFPDLKEPLLQAFGVRGNHLDPTGLQAVGTRQENLIAAAAFVATQGIPWIAALERANAAFAAADREFTAKAELTPPLAGVMELVEQLHRAGCALAIISSDRTSAIEAFLDTYHLKPFFQLWQGGDEPPTKPDPQVFLRVCDRLGVRPDQAVVIGDADSDGLMAQRGGAAGSIGVTWGWQRPPVLNYCDCLLASPLEMQITTDEKR comes from the coding sequence ATGGTGCAGCTATGGTGTCGGGGACGCTGTTTTCCCTCGGTAGCAGCAGTGATCTTTGATAAAGATGGCACACTAGCGGATGTTGCCCATTACCTGAGGGGGGTGGCGATCGCCCGCGCTGACCACATTGCCGCTGACTTCCCCGATCTCAAGGAACCGCTACTTCAAGCCTTTGGTGTGAGAGGCAACCATCTTGATCCAACTGGCTTGCAAGCGGTGGGGACACGGCAGGAAAACCTGATTGCCGCTGCCGCCTTTGTGGCGACACAGGGAATTCCTTGGATTGCTGCCCTAGAGCGGGCGAATGCCGCCTTTGCTGCCGCAGACCGAGAATTTACTGCCAAAGCAGAGCTGACACCGCCCCTAGCGGGGGTCATGGAATTAGTAGAGCAACTCCATAGGGCGGGATGTGCCTTGGCGATTATCTCTAGCGATCGCACATCGGCAATCGAGGCTTTTTTAGACACCTATCACTTGAAACCCTTTTTCCAACTCTGGCAGGGGGGAGATGAGCCACCCACGAAACCCGATCCGCAGGTATTCCTGAGGGTGTGCGATCGCCTTGGGGTACGCCCCGATCAAGCCGTGGTCATTGGTGATGCCGATAGTGATGGCCTCATGGCACAACGGGGGGGCGCAGCGGGCAGTATTGGTGTTACGTGGGGTTGGCAGCGGCCACCAGTCCTCAACTACTGTGATTGCCTTCTTGCCTCACCCTTGGAGATGCAGATTACTACTGATGAGAAGCGATGA